In a single window of the Helicobacter felis ATCC 49179 genome:
- a CDS encoding phage tail tape measure protein produces the protein MSAVDFLFNIVFNVDGEPRITRAHRALQGVSEQERALASAQRAQTQATRAAQAAEREHTAQLKELDSAIQQNTSSFKSLAGLLTTGLFAGQVSSTMQALGAQEQLKNSLTSLIYTNAQTRDSLGQNLSVMEKWKLSSLEAANTYKALDQIQAKTKFNLNDLGEMFKSFYSTASKSMGLQDALKVMEAIAYSAQVSGAGVDSLKATLDSLGDGSAATATDFGRFVNSLGLTSEAMKKAKEEGNLANLMLEKMGKFKDTAQMSAGSWEEVWSNFTNAINTLKENALAPYFESIKKTFAGWTQYLEKNADLLKNIVASCMKFGKVLLALGAGFVAYKAQMLAASLATKAYTLAQGALAGSVGLTTLALKAMRTAILRLGIPAMIALAVELWLNWDQITKWMKGAWEKSLYAIKALWHNVLTGLKIALKSYAHFYISTLEAMLTKLTQALGGFAPAFLKSTAHILSQTKARYTQELAALKNSFQSLSAPSAPVENTPSKTPTPTKTPQASLVWNLQKPTPSAQKAKANTDALARALREIARGSMSEYERKLDDIKQKTQEWIKAGVSKNLALREQARLIAQLSEQNQENQRLAVLDFLDKKRALQSALAPKESAELEAEKTRYEEAIRHLNQEASEKFKNHLWSVEQIEQLYALETRLHEKKLKDLAENALKAKEEAEMRARALKMEQINAQLQVDLDIRQKSIDLMSEGLNKQIALEKLRHDQVIANLNKEMEARLKAGKITQAQANKLYELELQTHKKRLLDIQNQAKAEPPQKRELGALFKMDLASVMSTAFTKGSEAAHDKMADMFASSFKQGFLGPLLSGDLQGALKSVLGPQFEIKAGSFLDKFQGVLNTFSAGFQTLLAGFGAGMAAGGLVGGFIDTQGDKQAQKRMKMGTTLGSLSGAGVGAALSPVLGPLGPVLGGVFGGVLGTLIGGFSSKKVETTLVDKGIKFFNDATSKSVNASFYELKKETTTTTKWWGLVKNTSSRFWTEYARVGTYASDQIKKSLATYEDLVEDLLGVRKSLSIQAGKYKDTSSALATSIDAVIAAGLGVVEKTLQRRVEFGTMIKDEWGEREYGSYAYMYQNYGADLAKKRGGRLLDTWHQDSWLEDKKKQIYKINRAFEIEGYYTNPIVEKVRKYWQDYANGLKRDINQVVQETLGNFVKKGQEFKQWKFRFKEDNIGEQKYLEELAEQQKQRLLDLLDLKGVAVDMDNFLDIRQSVLKKSMDPRTIELLNGLGDSIMRAADAHKAYEQALKAQNKTTKTAIDLEREKEKLRFRDLLLERTKRAQNPNQAPSADPTNTKILNTLQSMLSLQRESAAL, from the coding sequence ATGAGCGCAGTAGATTTTTTATTTAACATCGTTTTCAATGTGGATGGAGAGCCGCGCATCACGCGCGCGCACAGGGCACTGCAAGGTGTCAGCGAGCAGGAGCGCGCCCTAGCTAGCGCGCAAAGAGCCCAAACTCAGGCGACCCGCGCAGCTCAAGCAGCAGAGCGCGAGCACACCGCGCAATTAAAAGAATTAGACTCAGCAATCCAGCAAAACACCAGTTCTTTTAAGAGTTTGGCCGGTCTGCTCACTACGGGCTTATTTGCTGGGCAAGTCAGCTCCACCATGCAAGCTCTTGGGGCCCAAGAGCAGCTAAAAAACTCCTTGACCTCTTTAATTTACACCAACGCGCAAACGCGCGATAGCTTGGGGCAGAATTTGAGCGTGATGGAAAAATGGAAGCTCTCCAGCCTAGAGGCGGCCAACACGTACAAAGCCCTAGATCAAATCCAAGCCAAAACTAAGTTTAATCTGAATGATTTGGGCGAAATGTTCAAATCTTTCTATTCCACAGCTTCTAAGTCTATGGGTTTGCAAGACGCGCTTAAGGTGATGGAAGCCATTGCTTACAGCGCGCAAGTGAGCGGAGCGGGGGTAGATAGCCTAAAAGCTACGCTGGATAGTTTAGGGGATGGGAGCGCGGCTACAGCCACAGACTTTGGGCGTTTTGTCAACTCTTTGGGGCTGACCAGCGAGGCGATGAAAAAGGCCAAAGAGGAGGGCAATTTGGCCAATCTGATGTTAGAGAAAATGGGCAAATTCAAAGACACGGCGCAAATGAGCGCGGGCTCTTGGGAAGAAGTGTGGAGCAATTTCACCAACGCAATTAACACGCTCAAAGAAAACGCCCTAGCCCCCTATTTTGAGAGCATTAAAAAGACTTTTGCAGGCTGGACACAATACTTAGAAAAAAACGCCGACTTGTTAAAAAACATTGTGGCATCTTGCATGAAATTTGGCAAAGTGCTTTTAGCTTTGGGGGCGGGCTTTGTGGCTTACAAGGCGCAAATGCTAGCAGCTAGCCTAGCCACCAAGGCCTACACGCTCGCACAAGGGGCTTTAGCTGGGAGTGTGGGGCTAACCACTCTTGCGCTCAAAGCGATGCGCACGGCCATCTTGCGCCTAGGAATCCCTGCGATGATCGCTTTGGCTGTAGAATTGTGGCTTAACTGGGATCAGATCACTAAATGGATGAAGGGGGCTTGGGAGAAAAGCCTTTATGCCATCAAAGCCCTTTGGCATAATGTGCTCACGGGCTTAAAAATTGCTCTCAAATCCTACGCGCATTTTTATATCAGCACCCTTGAGGCGATGCTTACCAAACTCACCCAAGCCCTAGGGGGCTTTGCTCCGGCCTTTTTAAAAAGCACGGCGCATATTTTAAGCCAAACTAAGGCGCGCTACACCCAAGAGCTCGCCGCTTTAAAAAACTCCTTCCAGTCCTTGAGCGCGCCTAGCGCTCCTGTTGAAAACACCCCTAGCAAAACCCCCACCCCCACAAAAACCCCGCAAGCTAGCCTAGTGTGGAACTTGCAAAAACCCACCCCCTCTGCACAAAAAGCCAAAGCCAACACAGACGCGCTAGCTAGAGCTCTAAGAGAGATTGCCCGGGGTAGCATGAGCGAATATGAGCGCAAACTAGATGACATCAAGCAAAAGACCCAAGAGTGGATCAAAGCTGGGGTGAGCAAGAACCTAGCGCTCAGGGAACAAGCGCGCTTAATCGCGCAACTGAGTGAGCAAAACCAAGAGAATCAACGCTTAGCCGTGCTGGACTTTTTGGATAAAAAACGCGCCCTGCAAAGCGCGCTAGCCCCAAAGGAAAGCGCAGAGCTTGAAGCAGAAAAAACGCGCTATGAGGAGGCCATTAGACATTTAAATCAGGAGGCTAGTGAGAAATTTAAAAACCACCTTTGGAGCGTGGAACAAATTGAGCAACTCTACGCACTAGAAACACGCTTGCATGAAAAAAAGTTAAAGGACCTAGCAGAAAACGCGCTTAAGGCCAAAGAGGAGGCTGAAATGCGCGCGCGCGCCTTGAAAATGGAGCAAATCAACGCCCAGCTTCAAGTAGATTTAGACATCCGCCAAAAAAGTATCGATTTGATGAGCGAGGGGCTCAATAAACAAATAGCCTTAGAGAAATTGCGCCATGATCAGGTGATAGCCAACTTGAATAAAGAGATGGAAGCGCGCTTAAAAGCGGGCAAAATCACTCAGGCGCAGGCTAATAAACTCTATGAATTAGAGCTGCAAACCCACAAAAAACGCCTTTTAGACATCCAAAATCAGGCCAAAGCAGAGCCGCCCCAAAAGCGCGAACTAGGCGCGTTGTTTAAAATGGATTTGGCTAGCGTGATGAGCACTGCGTTCACTAAGGGCTCAGAGGCTGCCCATGACAAAATGGCCGATATGTTCGCCTCTTCTTTCAAACAGGGCTTTTTAGGCCCACTGCTAAGCGGGGATTTGCAAGGGGCGTTAAAATCCGTGCTAGGGCCTCAATTTGAAATCAAGGCCGGAAGCTTTTTAGACAAGTTTCAAGGCGTGTTAAACACCTTTTCAGCGGGCTTTCAAACGCTCTTAGCAGGTTTTGGAGCAGGGATGGCCGCTGGGGGCTTGGTGGGGGGCTTTATTGACACACAGGGGGACAAGCAGGCCCAAAAGCGCATGAAAATGGGCACAACTTTAGGGAGTTTGAGCGGGGCGGGCGTGGGCGCGGCTCTAAGCCCAGTTTTAGGGCCTTTGGGGCCAGTTTTGGGGGGAGTTTTTGGGGGGGTGCTAGGGACTCTGATTGGAGGCTTTAGCTCCAAGAAAGTAGAAACCACTCTAGTCGATAAGGGCATCAAGTTTTTTAACGATGCGACTAGCAAAAGCGTGAATGCGAGCTTTTATGAGCTCAAAAAAGAGACCACCACCACTACCAAGTGGTGGGGACTGGTTAAAAACACTTCCTCGCGCTTTTGGACAGAGTATGCGCGCGTGGGCACTTATGCTAGCGATCAGATTAAGAAGTCTTTGGCCACTTATGAGGATTTGGTGGAGGATTTGCTAGGCGTGCGCAAGAGTTTGAGCATTCAAGCGGGCAAGTATAAAGACACTTCCAGCGCGCTAGCTACTAGCATTGATGCGGTGATTGCTGCAGGCTTGGGCGTGGTCGAAAAGACTTTGCAAAGACGCGTAGAATTTGGTACGATGATTAAGGATGAATGGGGCGAGCGCGAATATGGAAGCTATGCTTACATGTACCAAAACTACGGGGCGGATTTGGCCAAAAAGCGCGGGGGCAGACTCCTAGACACATGGCATCAAGACTCTTGGCTGGAGGATAAGAAAAAGCAGATTTATAAAATCAATCGCGCCTTTGAAATTGAGGGGTATTACACCAACCCCATTGTCGAAAAGGTGCGCAAATATTGGCAAGATTACGCCAATGGGCTCAAAAGAGACATCAACCAAGTGGTGCAAGAGACTTTGGGCAACTTTGTTAAAAAGGGCCAAGAGTTCAAGCAGTGGAAGTTTCGCTTTAAAGAGGACAATATAGGCGAGCAAAAATATTTAGAAGAATTGGCCGAGCAGCAAAAACAAAGACTCTTAGATCTGCTGGATTTAAAGGGTGTGGCTGTGGACATGGACAATTTCTTAGATATCCGCCAAAGCGTCTTAAAAAAGAGCATGGACCCGCGCACTATTGAGCTTTTAAACGGACTAGGAGATAGCATTATGCGCGCAGCTGACGCGCACAAAGCCTATGAGCAAGCCCTCAAAGCCCAAAACAAGACCACCAAAACGGCCATTGATTTAGAGAGAGAAAAGGAGAAACTGCGCTTTAGAGATTTGCTACTAGAGCGCACCAAGCGCGCACAAAACCCCAACCA